The Thermococcus thermotolerans genome contains a region encoding:
- a CDS encoding TrmB family transcriptional regulator sugar-binding domain-containing protein, which translates to MPPIATEIRMREVPDPIIIIQDRDMGIYLPYEALTAGSSLHGYGLVIHDNNLLFMLDRYFYHALWPTGRVVYREERALRLPREYIHIRELVSDLRRFSIQNAKVEVFGRFVRSGEPVHLVGRIVEFYEDEGKVISNITVETEDGERHVVGGWNASLEDIEAERIILFE; encoded by the coding sequence GTGCCTCCCATCGCTACAGAGATCCGCATGCGTGAAGTTCCAGATCCCATAATCATAATTCAGGACAGGGACATGGGTATATACCTGCCCTACGAGGCGTTAACTGCCGGCAGTTCCCTCCACGGCTACGGGCTGGTCATACACGACAACAACCTCCTCTTCATGCTCGACCGCTACTTTTACCATGCCCTCTGGCCGACCGGAAGGGTCGTTTACAGGGAGGAGCGGGCACTCCGGCTTCCGAGGGAGTACATACACATAAGGGAGCTTGTTTCGGATCTGCGGCGGTTCAGCATTCAAAACGCCAAGGTGGAGGTTTTTGGCCGCTTCGTCCGTTCGGGAGAGCCGGTTCATCTCGTGGGGAGGATTGTTGAGTTCTACGAGGACGAGGGCAAAGTTATCTCGAACATAACTGTGGAGACTGAAGACGGTGAGAGGCACGTGGTGGGCGGCTGGAACGCTTCCCTTGAGGACATAGAGGCTGAGCGCATTATACTCTTCGAGTGA
- a CDS encoding glycerate kinase type-2 family protein → MDAKTVALDIMRAAIGSADPYWAVRRSISVDGNRMTVFGEEFPLFGKVYLLAFGKAACSMARAVVDLLGERIEEGVIVTKYGYAEDCPRLGRMKVIEAGHPVPDENSLLGGKLGLELAEKVGANDILLVLISGGGSALFLLPERGITLEDKIRTNELLLKSGAKIYEINTVRKHISAVKGGKLAKRVRGTVISLILSDVVGDPLEAIASGPTVKDPTTFQDAFRILKLYGVWEKLPESVKAHIELGLEGEAEETLKEDLPNVHNFIVGSNTLACESALAKARELGYNAAILTTTLEGEAREIALAIGSIVQEIARYDRPVPKPAVLMAGGEWTVTIEGEAGLGGPNQEFALSIARKIAGLNAVVLAVDTDGTDGPTDAAGGIVDGKTLGLLRGVGVDVEEVLRRHDAYNALEKAGALLKTGPTGTNVNSLVVAVIQGPATPFGNTKS, encoded by the coding sequence ATGGACGCTAAAACGGTGGCACTTGACATCATGAGGGCCGCCATCGGGAGCGCCGACCCCTATTGGGCAGTGCGTAGGAGCATCAGCGTCGATGGAAACCGCATGACTGTTTTTGGGGAGGAGTTTCCCCTGTTCGGAAAGGTCTATCTCCTGGCCTTTGGCAAGGCTGCATGCTCCATGGCGAGGGCTGTCGTTGACCTCCTCGGAGAGAGGATTGAAGAAGGAGTAATAGTCACCAAGTACGGCTACGCCGAAGACTGTCCCAGGTTGGGAAGGATGAAGGTCATCGAGGCTGGACATCCTGTTCCAGACGAGAACTCCCTTCTGGGCGGAAAGCTCGGCCTCGAACTGGCCGAGAAGGTTGGAGCGAACGACATCCTCCTCGTCCTTATCTCCGGCGGCGGGAGTGCGCTCTTCCTCCTCCCGGAGAGGGGAATAACCTTGGAGGACAAAATTAGAACGAACGAGCTCCTTCTGAAGAGTGGGGCAAAGATATACGAGATAAACACAGTAAGAAAGCACATCTCGGCGGTTAAAGGCGGCAAGTTAGCGAAGCGCGTGAGGGGGACGGTGATAAGTCTCATCCTCTCGGACGTCGTTGGCGACCCGCTTGAGGCGATAGCATCGGGTCCAACGGTAAAGGACCCGACCACATTCCAGGATGCCTTCAGGATACTGAAGCTCTACGGCGTCTGGGAGAAGCTGCCAGAGAGTGTCAAAGCACACATTGAGCTGGGACTTGAGGGGGAGGCCGAGGAGACCCTCAAGGAAGACCTCCCAAACGTTCACAACTTCATAGTCGGGAGCAACACCCTCGCCTGCGAATCCGCGCTGGCAAAGGCGAGGGAGCTCGGCTATAACGCGGCAATACTCACCACGACCCTCGAAGGCGAGGCAAGAGAGATAGCCCTGGCGATAGGCTCGATAGTCCAGGAGATAGCCAGGTACGACCGCCCTGTTCCAAAGCCCGCCGTCCTGATGGCCGGCGGCGAGTGGACAGTGACCATCGAGGGTGAAGCCGGCCTAGGGGGGCCGAACCAGGAGTTTGCTCTGAGTATCGCCCGGAAGATAGCGGGTCTGAACGCCGTCGTTCTTGCTGTGGACACCGACGGGACGGACGGCCCGACCGATGCCGCCGGCGGGATCGTGGACGGGAAAACGCTTGGACTTCTCAGGGGAGTCGGGGTGGACGTCGAGGAAGTCCTCAGGAGGCACGACGCCTATAACGCGCTGGAAAAGGCCGGAGCCCTCCTCAAGACCGGGCCGACCGGAACCAACGTGAACTCGCTGGTGGTGGCGGTCATACAAGGTCCCGCCACTCCCTTTGGAAATACAAAATCATGA
- a CDS encoding diacylglycerol/polyprenol kinase family protein gives MNRIPRRELVRKGWHVLPGILGAPIIVFTPKWVTLVVVWFFAFLYTLQHLKLLRGWSFTVPIADLSYRTMAREDERDNYLGSFLFWVTAAIICTVFPKIAALSALWVSTFGDCCNALAGQLLGGPKIPWNRRKTLIGSAVMLAVSILALWASHRVLELDPSPATLIGIAVVATLLESLPLQSAYDEFTVPFSTALLVWLAYGGTLLSPTW, from the coding sequence ATGAACCGCATTCCACGAAGGGAGCTCGTGAGAAAGGGCTGGCACGTCCTCCCCGGGATTCTTGGTGCCCCTATAATCGTCTTCACCCCGAAGTGGGTTACCTTAGTGGTCGTCTGGTTCTTTGCGTTTCTCTACACGCTCCAGCACCTCAAGCTCCTCCGCGGCTGGAGCTTTACGGTGCCCATAGCCGACCTGAGCTACAGGACGATGGCGAGGGAAGACGAGAGGGACAACTACCTCGGCAGCTTTCTCTTCTGGGTTACGGCCGCCATAATCTGCACGGTCTTTCCAAAAATAGCGGCCCTCTCGGCCCTGTGGGTTTCAACCTTCGGTGACTGCTGCAACGCCCTAGCCGGTCAGCTCCTCGGCGGACCGAAAATTCCCTGGAACCGGAGAAAAACCCTCATCGGGAGCGCCGTGATGCTAGCGGTTTCAATTCTGGCACTCTGGGCCAGTCACAGGGTTCTTGAACTCGACCCCTCCCCCGCTACCCTAATAGGGATTGCGGTTGTCGCAACCCTCCTTGAAAGCCTCCCTCTTCAATCCGCCTACGATGAGTTCACCGTTCCATTCTCAACCGCGCTCCTCGTCTGGCTGGCCTACGGGGGAACTCTGCTCTCTCCAACGTGGTAA
- a CDS encoding SPL family radical SAM protein gives MKVRVIERRAKGIYTKSKIPGVEWAVNQYVGCAFACEYCYAKFLTRWKDYGRWGNWVEVKTNAPDLARKHVSGSVVMSTVSDPYQPIEAELKLTRKVLRYMDKRNELSVLTKSPLVTRDIDLFKEFRTIEVGLTINGFTGREKRLFEPLTPVHEARVSALKELHEAGLKTYAFVSPIIPEITDVSEIVEDTRDFADYYFFEVLNLRASGREFQELLREEYPESYEVLTDDDAFEEFLWGLRKEIRALGIKAEGIETHREGWELIEP, from the coding sequence ATGAAGGTTCGGGTCATAGAGAGGCGCGCCAAGGGCATCTACACCAAATCGAAGATTCCAGGCGTGGAGTGGGCGGTTAATCAATACGTCGGCTGTGCCTTCGCCTGTGAGTACTGCTACGCCAAGTTTCTGACGAGGTGGAAGGACTACGGGAGATGGGGGAACTGGGTCGAGGTCAAGACCAACGCGCCCGACCTAGCGAGAAAGCACGTTTCAGGGAGCGTCGTCATGTCAACGGTGAGCGACCCGTATCAGCCGATAGAGGCCGAGTTAAAGCTCACCCGGAAGGTTTTGAGGTATATGGACAAGAGGAACGAACTTTCGGTGCTCACCAAGTCCCCCCTGGTTACCAGGGACATCGACCTCTTCAAGGAGTTCCGGACGATAGAGGTCGGTCTCACGATAAACGGCTTCACTGGAAGGGAGAAGAGGCTCTTCGAACCTCTAACGCCGGTTCACGAGGCGAGGGTTAGCGCCCTTAAGGAACTCCACGAAGCTGGACTGAAAACGTACGCCTTCGTAAGTCCGATAATCCCGGAGATAACGGACGTCTCGGAGATAGTCGAGGACACGAGGGATTTTGCCGACTACTACTTCTTCGAGGTGCTCAACCTCCGCGCCTCCGGAAGGGAATTCCAGGAGCTCCTCCGCGAGGAGTATCCGGAGAGCTACGAGGTTCTGACAGACGACGATGCCTTTGAGGAGTTCCTGTGGGGATTACGGAAGGAGATAAGGGCACTGGGTATAAAGGCAGAAGGAATAGAGACCCACAGGGAGGGCTGGGAGCTCATAGAGCCCTGA
- a CDS encoding M48 family metallopeptidase gives MLRVRRRPVKYARLEVRPDGTVVVTAPDGFDVDALIERHRGWLEGKLAEIEGLREIAESGFPINGEFYQVIHGRKPKVHERFKTVVLSPNPNDMVSYLKKILRRELLPIVDSYAGRMGVEPGKVYIRHQKSRWGSCSPRGNLNFNVRLIAIPPELREYVVIHELAHLKHMNHSKAFWGLVGEFYPDYKNARRELKKWWTIVELNPYWKWLARGEV, from the coding sequence ATGCTGAGGGTTCGCCGTCGGCCGGTTAAGTATGCGAGGCTTGAGGTGAGGCCGGACGGGACGGTAGTGGTCACGGCTCCGGATGGCTTCGACGTCGATGCTCTGATCGAAAGGCACCGCGGCTGGCTTGAGGGCAAGTTGGCGGAGATAGAAGGCCTTCGCGAGATAGCCGAGTCAGGCTTTCCCATCAACGGTGAGTTCTATCAGGTCATCCACGGGAGAAAGCCCAAGGTTCACGAGCGGTTCAAGACCGTCGTCCTCTCTCCCAACCCCAACGATATGGTGAGCTACCTGAAGAAAATCCTCCGAAGGGAACTCCTGCCCATCGTGGATTCCTACGCCGGCAGGATGGGGGTGGAGCCGGGAAAGGTCTACATCAGGCACCAGAAGAGCCGGTGGGGGAGCTGTTCCCCAAGGGGAAACCTGAACTTCAACGTCCGCCTCATAGCGATTCCGCCTGAACTCAGGGAGTACGTTGTAATCCATGAGCTTGCCCATCTGAAGCACATGAACCACTCGAAGGCCTTCTGGGGGCTGGTGGGGGAGTTTTACCCCGACTACAAAAACGCCAGAAGGGAGCTCAAGAAGTGGTGGACGATAGTCGAGCTGAACCCGTACTGGAAGTGGCTGGCAAGGGGCGAGGTCTAA
- a CDS encoding NfeD family protein, producing the protein MWRIKAGNLLKLLALMADEIIVGVFIFLVLPGMGMEIPLWVGLPVMLILLAKDFLIAPFVLGGGADKRPETGPESLVGRTALVVEDLSPEGVVKIDGELWKAECLNGTAEAGERVRVVSVHGTRVLVELPASPEPSRPPRDSSS; encoded by the coding sequence ATGTGGCGTATAAAAGCCGGGAATCTGCTCAAGCTCCTCGCACTGATGGCCGATGAGATTATCGTCGGCGTTTTCATCTTTTTGGTGCTCCCCGGGATGGGAATGGAGATTCCCCTATGGGTGGGGTTGCCTGTGATGCTAATTCTTCTGGCCAAGGACTTTTTAATAGCTCCCTTCGTTCTTGGTGGTGGGGCGGACAAAAGGCCCGAAACCGGCCCCGAGAGTCTGGTCGGGAGAACGGCCCTCGTTGTGGAAGACCTTTCACCTGAGGGAGTCGTTAAAATAGACGGGGAGCTCTGGAAGGCGGAATGCTTAAACGGAACCGCAGAGGCCGGCGAGAGGGTTAGAGTGGTATCAGTTCACGGCACTAGGGTTCTCGTGGAACTCCCAGCATCGCCAGAACCTTCGCGACCTCCTCGGGATAGTTCGTCGTGA
- a CDS encoding CoA-binding protein, with protein MVRIMPVDRLSDDEIREILTKYRKIALVGASPKPERDANDVMRYLLEHGYEVYPVNPRYDEVLGRKCYPSVLDIPDEVEIVDLFVRPEFTMDYVEQAVKKGAKVVWFQFNTYSREAFKKAKEAGLTAVAHRCIKQEHARLIG; from the coding sequence ATGGTCAGGATAATGCCCGTTGACAGGCTGAGCGACGATGAGATTAGGGAGATTTTGACAAAGTACAGGAAGATCGCCCTCGTGGGCGCTTCACCGAAGCCCGAACGTGACGCAAACGACGTGATGCGCTACCTCCTCGAACACGGCTACGAGGTTTACCCCGTGAATCCCCGCTACGACGAGGTTCTTGGAAGAAAGTGCTACCCGAGTGTTCTCGATATCCCTGATGAAGTCGAGATAGTCGACCTCTTCGTAAGGCCGGAGTTCACGATGGACTACGTCGAGCAGGCGGTAAAGAAGGGCGCAAAGGTCGTCTGGTTCCAGTTCAACACCTACAGCAGGGAGGCTTTCAAAAAGGCCAAGGAGGCCGGCCTAACCGCGGTTGCCCACCGCTGCATAAAGCAGGAGCACGCAAGGCTGATTGGCTAA
- a CDS encoding PIN domain-containing protein: MREDILLVVNTNVLFSFFGKSTTTRELIFLLSGRLVSPEFAVEELYKYKEVIMRKAKITPEEFEFFVSNLREHVMFVREDFYAEFIPIALEITPDKDDADFIALSLKVNAPLWSNDKRLKSVREVQVLTTGKLLKILGVD, translated from the coding sequence TTGAGAGAAGATATTCTTCTCGTGGTTAACACCAACGTGCTGTTCTCTTTCTTCGGGAAATCCACAACTACGAGGGAGTTAATTTTCCTGTTATCCGGAAGACTGGTCAGTCCGGAGTTTGCTGTAGAGGAGTTGTATAAATACAAAGAGGTGATAATGAGGAAGGCAAAAATAACCCCTGAGGAATTTGAGTTCTTTGTTTCCAACCTAAGAGAGCATGTGATGTTTGTTAGAGAAGACTTCTACGCCGAGTTCATTCCAATTGCACTTGAAATAACCCCGGACAAAGACGATGCAGATTTCATCGCCCTCTCGTTGAAAGTAAATGCCCCTCTCTGGAGCAACGATAAAAGACTAAAAAGCGTTAGGGAGGTACAGGTTTTAACAACGGGAAAGCTCCTCAAAATTCTTGGGGTTGATTAG
- a CDS encoding TRM11 family SAM-dependent methyltransferase translates to MYAVIFGKNPRLSEAEFYAFTKRFNLKVNIVEAERDWMVFDSSSKIERYFHWLGGSLKLVRITGEGEGAIKNLEYARLFTVSVYGEGDWKLWRKLGSAIKREFKVEGPSKFFKPAKVYAMPAELILKGFPEVKDFVFLFREDGSFWVGETVKITDPFELKKLDVERPVQRPILSIPPRLARIMVNLTEVRKGSFLDPFCGIGTIVQEFVLQGLSAYGSDRDPERIRDAKRNLAWLRKEFRIKNSAHLEVCDARKLKRCFRQRFDAIVTEPYLGKPLKRNLSRGEAIKLANELDRFYYSVFESFDDILKRNGKVVFVFPAYRLSGGGIYRKERKWLAKLGFKVIGRYTDYEERHRLVRDIHVLRYRG, encoded by the coding sequence ATGTACGCTGTGATATTCGGGAAAAATCCTCGCCTGAGTGAGGCGGAGTTTTACGCGTTCACGAAAAGGTTTAACCTAAAGGTGAATATTGTTGAGGCAGAGCGTGACTGGATGGTATTCGACTCAAGCTCAAAGATCGAGAGGTACTTCCACTGGCTCGGCGGCTCTCTAAAGCTCGTTAGGATAACCGGAGAGGGGGAGGGGGCTATAAAGAACCTAGAATACGCGAGGCTCTTTACCGTCAGCGTCTACGGTGAGGGAGACTGGAAGCTCTGGAGGAAGCTGGGGAGCGCGATAAAGAGAGAGTTCAAGGTGGAAGGTCCCTCAAAGTTCTTCAAGCCGGCTAAAGTTTACGCGATGCCGGCGGAACTAATCCTCAAAGGCTTTCCGGAGGTTAAGGACTTCGTATTTCTCTTCCGCGAGGACGGGAGCTTCTGGGTCGGCGAGACTGTCAAGATCACCGACCCCTTCGAGCTGAAGAAGCTCGACGTGGAGAGGCCGGTTCAGAGGCCCATCCTTTCCATCCCGCCCAGGCTCGCGAGGATAATGGTGAACCTGACGGAGGTGAGGAAGGGCTCCTTCCTCGACCCATTCTGCGGAATCGGCACGATAGTCCAGGAGTTCGTCCTTCAGGGGCTGAGTGCCTACGGAAGCGACCGCGACCCGGAGAGAATACGAGACGCCAAGAGAAACCTTGCCTGGCTCAGGAAGGAGTTCCGGATCAAAAACTCGGCACACCTTGAGGTCTGCGACGCGAGGAAGCTGAAGCGGTGCTTCCGCCAGCGGTTCGATGCCATAGTCACCGAGCCCTACCTCGGGAAGCCCCTCAAAAGGAACCTGAGCAGGGGAGAGGCGATAAAGCTCGCCAATGAGCTGGACAGGTTCTATTATTCCGTCTTCGAGAGCTTTGACGATATCCTCAAGAGGAACGGGAAGGTTGTCTTCGTCTTCCCCGCCTACAGGCTGAGCGGTGGGGGAATATACAGAAAGGAGAGGAAGTGGCTGGCCAAGCTCGGCTTCAAGGTCATTGGGAGGTATACGGACTACGAGGAGAGGCACCGCCTGGTGAGGGACATCCACGTGCTGAGGTATCGGGGCTAA
- a CDS encoding prenyltransferase, whose amino-acid sequence MIAKEVLASVEVIPDPYIKSATYAKIGERLAKAKNNLYRTAFLRAVETAKEIDDPVTMFRALLSVGYSMGKAGLRSAKRIYLRVLEDSKILPAPQRDMLMQSAAAYMLALGEVNEAITYALEIENRRVRNEMLLEILRTNTHMIEKERLKVAYRLRKSKLIVDYIDSEPHRSKAMLELIKAYLFLESYENAISLLREVGIKDWARQAFKEVAFYLKEKEVLGHYIDTLEAVANDLIEKFGDDFTVELAFVFALSGEGTPALDLIRRLDNREAILVEMALELLERDHDVLPKFISAMNEEEVALAGKAVMNRILEKPEKGSWAIVKAIGNGTTSEEVWAKIARYYVIKGELEGAVKIGNLIQDERLRSIIMADVAHHLVKRGEVEKAIDAALEVRNPRFSSILVSEILIKALEQELPGRVRSWNGSRH is encoded by the coding sequence ATGATTGCCAAAGAAGTGCTGGCATCTGTTGAGGTAATTCCAGACCCCTATATAAAATCTGCAACATACGCTAAAATTGGTGAGAGATTAGCCAAAGCCAAGAACAACCTGTACAGAACCGCTTTTCTACGTGCAGTTGAGACCGCCAAGGAGATAGACGATCCCGTGACGATGTTCCGTGCCCTGCTGTCCGTTGGCTACTCTATGGGGAAAGCGGGGCTTAGGTCAGCCAAAAGGATATACCTGAGGGTTCTGGAGGACTCCAAAATACTCCCGGCGCCCCAGAGGGACATGCTCATGCAGAGCGCTGCGGCCTACATGCTGGCCCTGGGGGAGGTGAACGAGGCCATAACCTATGCCCTGGAGATAGAAAACCGAAGGGTTAGAAACGAGATGCTTCTCGAAATCCTCCGCACCAACACGCACATGATAGAAAAAGAACGCCTGAAGGTGGCTTACCGGCTCAGAAAGAGCAAGCTCATTGTGGATTACATAGATTCCGAACCCCACCGCTCCAAGGCAATGCTGGAGCTGATAAAGGCCTATCTTTTCCTCGAAAGCTACGAGAACGCTATTTCCCTCCTCAGAGAGGTAGGCATCAAAGACTGGGCCAGACAGGCCTTTAAGGAAGTTGCCTTCTACCTGAAGGAAAAGGAGGTTCTCGGGCACTATATAGACACGCTGGAGGCCGTGGCCAACGACCTCATAGAGAAGTTCGGGGATGACTTCACGGTGGAGCTTGCCTTTGTTTTCGCCCTCAGCGGTGAAGGCACCCCTGCCCTTGACCTTATCAGACGCCTCGACAACAGGGAAGCCATACTGGTTGAGATGGCCCTGGAGCTCCTTGAGAGGGACCATGACGTTCTCCCGAAATTTATCTCTGCCATGAACGAGGAGGAGGTAGCCCTTGCAGGAAAGGCCGTGATGAACAGAATCCTTGAAAAGCCCGAGAAGGGCAGCTGGGCGATTGTAAAGGCTATAGGAAACGGCACAACCAGCGAGGAGGTCTGGGCCAAGATAGCTCGCTACTACGTTATCAAGGGCGAGCTGGAAGGTGCAGTGAAAATAGGAAACCTAATTCAGGACGAGCGGTTACGTTCGATAATAATGGCCGATGTCGCCCACCACCTCGTTAAAAGAGGGGAGGTTGAAAAGGCCATAGACGCTGCACTTGAGGTCAGAAACCCGAGGTTTTCCTCGATTCTCGTCTCGGAGATACTCATTAAGGCCCTTGAACAGGAGCTTCCGGGGAGGGTTAGGTCATGGAACGGCTCAAGGCACTGA
- a CDS encoding secondary thiamine-phosphate synthase enzyme YjbQ, translating into MLFEVKVPTTEKFQVVDITDEIQHLVWRSDVTSGIAVVFTSHTTTGLVINENESGLLEDIKAKMKELVPRGAGYAHDRIDSNAHSHLRATLFLNPEVVVPIDNGELLLGTWQRILFIELDGPRHRKVLVKICRC; encoded by the coding sequence ATGCTGTTTGAGGTTAAGGTTCCCACAACGGAGAAGTTTCAGGTCGTTGACATAACCGATGAGATCCAGCACCTTGTGTGGAGGAGTGACGTGACCAGCGGCATCGCGGTCGTTTTTACCTCTCACACCACGACGGGACTGGTGATAAACGAGAACGAAAGCGGATTGCTTGAGGACATTAAGGCGAAGATGAAAGAGCTCGTTCCCAGAGGGGCAGGATATGCCCACGACCGCATAGACAGCAACGCCCACTCACACCTGAGGGCAACCCTCTTTCTGAATCCGGAGGTCGTCGTCCCGATAGATAACGGCGAACTGCTCCTCGGAACCTGGCAGAGAATCCTGTTCATTGAGCTGGACGGCCCGAGGCACAGGAAGGTTCTGGTGAAGATCTGCCGCTGTTAG